The following proteins are encoded in a genomic region of Rhizobium sp. ZPR4:
- a CDS encoding ABC transporter permease: MTADTSSTFATNRSNGSVLLTLMKLRTFIALFAVVIFFAIFAPNFTSTANIILMSKHVALNAFLAMGMTFVIVTGGIDLSVGSIVGLCGMVAGALILNGVELPIGYTVYFNIYEIILITLAVGLSIGLINGLLITKLNVAPFIATLGTLYIARGLALLSSDGQTFPNLVGRPEYDTTGFDVFGAGRMLGLPVSIWILIVLALLAAYVARSTPIGRHIFAVGGNERAARMSGIRVDVVKIFVYMFSGLCAAIVGIVISSELMAAHPATGESFELNAIAAAVLGGTSMSGGRGTIGGTIIGAFVIGILSDGLVMMGVSSFWQMVIKGCVIIIAVVVDQAQRRLQQRVTLMQMAKAG; the protein is encoded by the coding sequence ATGACCGCAGATACGTCCTCTACCTTTGCGACCAATCGCTCGAACGGTTCCGTTCTCCTGACGCTGATGAAGCTCAGGACCTTCATCGCGCTGTTTGCCGTCGTCATCTTCTTTGCGATCTTCGCACCGAACTTTACTTCGACCGCCAACATCATCCTGATGTCGAAGCATGTCGCGCTTAACGCCTTCCTCGCCATGGGCATGACCTTCGTGATCGTAACCGGCGGCATTGACCTTTCGGTCGGCTCGATCGTCGGCCTGTGCGGCATGGTGGCGGGCGCCCTCATCCTGAACGGCGTTGAACTGCCGATCGGATATACCGTCTACTTCAACATCTACGAGATCATTCTCATCACGCTCGCCGTCGGGCTATCGATCGGGCTCATCAACGGGCTACTCATTACCAAGCTCAACGTTGCGCCCTTCATCGCCACGCTCGGAACGCTCTATATCGCCCGCGGCCTCGCGCTCCTGTCTTCCGACGGCCAGACCTTCCCGAACCTCGTGGGACGGCCGGAATACGATACGACCGGCTTCGACGTCTTCGGTGCCGGCCGCATGCTTGGTCTGCCCGTTTCCATCTGGATCCTGATCGTGCTGGCGCTGCTCGCCGCCTATGTCGCCCGTTCGACGCCGATCGGCCGGCACATCTTCGCCGTCGGCGGCAATGAGCGCGCCGCGCGCATGTCCGGCATCCGTGTCGATGTGGTCAAGATCTTCGTCTACATGTTCTCAGGGCTCTGCGCTGCCATCGTCGGCATCGTCATATCGTCGGAGCTGATGGCGGCGCATCCGGCAACCGGCGAAAGCTTCGAGCTGAACGCTATCGCGGCAGCCGTGCTCGGCGGCACCTCCATGTCGGGCGGCCGCGGCACTATAGGCGGCACGATCATCGGCGCCTTCGTCATCGGCATCCTTTCGGACGGCCTTGTGATGATGGGCGTCTCATCCTTCTGGCAGATGGTGATCAAGGGATGTGTCATCATCATCGCTGTCGTTGTGGATCAGGCGCAACGGCGCCTCCAGCAGCGCGTAACTCTCATGCAAATGGCAAAGGCAGGCTGA
- a CDS encoding sugar ABC transporter ATP-binding protein, with protein sequence MTMSETPSNDIILRLEDVSKVYSGIVAVKHANLELHRGAVNVLVGENGAGKSTLMKIIAGVERPTSGRILLEGEEVSFSSPADAQARGIGMIFQELNLFANMTVAENIFATREITRGIFGIDHKAQIARANEFLDRLDAGIGAETMVEDLPIGQQQLVEIAKAISLNARILIMDEPTSALSAAEVDILFKVIAELKAQGVAIVYISHRLEELMRIGDYITVLRDGQITGQAMVRDIDTKWIVRSMIGSDAKDFAKDGGHAIGKEAFRAEEISLPRRTGGLAVDHVSLSVRAGEILGIYGLMGAGRSEFFECVMGRHMHSTGRIYIDGVEVRARDTTRRIRQGLALIPEDRQREGLVQVLSIASNLTLASLGRFARLFFHIDPGAEKNAIRDMIRDLSIKAPNPDFEVTSMSGGNQQKVVIGKALMTDPKVLLMDEPSRGIDVGAKADVFRTMRKLAGKGLAILFSTSDLEEVMALSDRIAVLSNGKLVAVLDRSEATEEAIIAASAKGHGHTGKLAS encoded by the coding sequence ATGACCATGAGCGAAACGCCAAGCAACGACATCATCCTGCGCCTGGAGGACGTTTCCAAGGTCTATTCCGGCATCGTCGCCGTCAAGCACGCCAACCTGGAGCTGCATCGCGGCGCGGTCAATGTGCTCGTCGGCGAAAACGGCGCCGGCAAGTCTACCCTGATGAAGATCATCGCCGGCGTCGAACGGCCGACCTCGGGCCGCATCCTGCTCGAGGGTGAGGAAGTCTCCTTCAGCAGCCCGGCCGACGCGCAGGCTCGCGGGATCGGCATGATCTTCCAGGAGCTCAATCTCTTCGCCAACATGACGGTGGCCGAGAACATCTTTGCCACGCGCGAAATCACCCGCGGCATCTTCGGTATCGATCACAAGGCGCAAATCGCAAGGGCCAACGAGTTTCTCGACCGGCTCGATGCCGGCATAGGCGCCGAGACCATGGTGGAGGACCTGCCGATCGGGCAGCAGCAGCTTGTCGAGATCGCCAAGGCCATCTCGCTTAATGCCCGTATCCTGATCATGGACGAGCCGACATCGGCGCTATCTGCGGCGGAAGTCGACATTCTGTTCAAGGTCATCGCAGAACTGAAGGCTCAGGGCGTTGCGATCGTCTATATTTCGCACCGGCTGGAAGAGCTGATGCGGATCGGCGATTACATCACCGTGCTGCGCGACGGGCAGATCACCGGCCAGGCCATGGTTCGCGATATCGACACGAAATGGATCGTCCGCTCGATGATCGGATCCGACGCGAAGGACTTCGCCAAGGACGGCGGCCATGCGATCGGCAAGGAAGCTTTCCGTGCCGAGGAGATTAGCCTGCCGCGACGCACGGGCGGCCTTGCCGTCGACCATGTCTCGCTGTCGGTGCGTGCCGGCGAAATCCTCGGCATCTACGGCCTGATGGGTGCCGGACGCAGCGAATTCTTCGAATGCGTGATGGGCCGGCACATGCATTCGACCGGACGGATCTACATCGATGGCGTGGAAGTGCGCGCACGCGATACCACCAGACGGATCCGGCAGGGTCTTGCACTGATCCCGGAGGACCGTCAGCGCGAGGGATTGGTGCAGGTCCTGTCCATCGCCAGCAATTTGACGCTTGCGAGCCTCGGCCGTTTCGCCCGGCTGTTTTTCCATATCGATCCTGGTGCCGAAAAGAACGCCATTCGCGACATGATCCGCGATCTTTCGATCAAGGCGCCCAATCCTGATTTCGAGGTCACCTCCATGTCAGGCGGCAACCAGCAGAAAGTCGTTATCGGCAAGGCTCTGATGACCGACCCGAAGGTGCTTTTGATGGACGAGCCGAGCCGCGGTATCGATGTCGGCGCCAAGGCGGATGTCTTCCGCACCATGCGCAAGCTCGCCGGCAAGGGCCTGGCAATCTTGTTTTCAACCTCCGACCTTGAAGAGGTCATGGCACTTTCAGACCGCATCGCTGTGCTCAGCAACGGCAAACTCGTGGCCGTTCTCGACAGAAGCGAAGCGACGGAAGAAGCCATCATCGCGGCATCCGCCAAGGGACACGGACATACAGGGAAACTCGCGTCATGA
- a CDS encoding DUF2291 domain-containing protein: MLRTRGALVALVLAAALPGCKIIKTPTPEEKAAEAAKSAFDPATKVDAIWQSQVLPAIDKRAGDIKTVLQAIAANPDEAGAKYGNPRKQASSPWTYAVKLNGKIVAADTASRAGTLDVDVDGDGKADAKVQIGPAIRGTALRDALDFLDFNEFRNQIEWAQFGKAFNEKANSSFLAALPRDGLTGKTITVTGAFPLPASGQLPLITPSALTLGQ; encoded by the coding sequence ATGTTGAGGACCAGAGGCGCGCTCGTGGCCCTTGTTTTGGCCGCGGCATTGCCCGGCTGCAAGATTATCAAGACACCGACGCCCGAGGAAAAGGCGGCGGAGGCGGCAAAGAGCGCCTTCGACCCTGCAACCAAGGTCGACGCGATCTGGCAGTCCCAGGTACTGCCCGCCATTGATAAACGCGCGGGCGATATCAAGACGGTGTTGCAGGCCATAGCCGCAAATCCGGACGAAGCCGGCGCCAAATATGGAAATCCGCGAAAACAGGCCTCATCGCCCTGGACTTATGCCGTCAAGCTGAACGGCAAGATCGTCGCAGCCGACACCGCCTCGCGCGCCGGAACCCTCGATGTCGATGTGGATGGCGACGGCAAGGCGGACGCGAAGGTGCAGATTGGCCCGGCAATCCGTGGCACGGCGCTGCGCGACGCGCTGGACTTCCTGGATTTCAACGAATTCAGGAACCAGATCGAATGGGCTCAGTTCGGCAAGGCCTTCAATGAGAAGGCAAACTCATCCTTTCTGGCCGCCCTGCCCCGGGATGGGCTGACCGGAAAGACGATCACGGTGACCGGCGCGTTTCCGCTGCCCGCATCCGGCCAGCTTCCCCTGATCACCCCTTCGGCCTTGACCCTGGGGCAATGA
- a CDS encoding D-ribose ABC transporter substrate-binding protein: protein MKLTRRLTLAAFTGALALGTAMPAFAADLIAIITPAFDNPFFKAEAVGAEAKAKELGYETLVMTHDDDANKQSEVIDTAIGRGAKAIILDNAGADATVAALKKAKDAGIPSFLIDREINVTGIAVAQIVSNNYQGAQLGAQEFVKLMGEKGNYAELVGREADTNAGIRSQGYHDVIDDYPDLKLVAKQSANWSQTEAYAKMETILQANPDIKGVISGNDTMAMGAIAALQAAGRKDVIVVGFDGSNDVRDSIKAGGIKATVMQPAYAQAQKAVEQADAYIKNKTAPKDEKQLMDCVLINADNADKLETFALKN from the coding sequence ATGAAACTGACACGCAGACTGACACTTGCAGCCTTCACCGGCGCACTGGCGCTGGGCACGGCAATGCCGGCCTTCGCGGCCGATCTGATCGCCATCATCACACCGGCCTTCGATAATCCATTCTTCAAGGCAGAGGCCGTCGGCGCCGAAGCCAAGGCAAAAGAGCTGGGTTACGAGACGCTTGTCATGACGCATGACGACGATGCCAACAAGCAATCGGAAGTCATCGACACGGCGATTGGACGCGGCGCCAAGGCCATCATCCTCGACAATGCCGGCGCAGATGCGACGGTCGCTGCCTTGAAGAAGGCCAAGGATGCAGGCATCCCCTCCTTCCTCATCGACCGTGAAATCAACGTCACCGGCATCGCCGTCGCCCAGATCGTTTCCAATAATTATCAGGGCGCGCAGCTCGGTGCGCAGGAATTCGTCAAGCTGATGGGCGAGAAAGGCAATTATGCCGAACTCGTCGGCCGGGAAGCCGACACCAATGCCGGCATCCGCTCGCAGGGCTATCACGACGTCATCGACGACTATCCGGACCTGAAGCTGGTCGCCAAGCAGTCGGCAAACTGGAGCCAGACCGAAGCCTACGCCAAGATGGAAACCATCCTTCAGGCAAATCCTGACATCAAGGGCGTAATTTCGGGCAACGACACCATGGCGATGGGCGCGATCGCCGCCCTGCAGGCCGCCGGCCGCAAGGATGTGATCGTCGTCGGCTTCGACGGTTCCAACGATGTGCGCGACTCCATCAAGGCCGGCGGCATCAAGGCGACGGTCATGCAGCCAGCCTATGCCCAGGCGCAGAAGGCGGTCGAACAGGCCGATGCTTACATCAAGAACAAGACGGCGCCGAAGGATGAGAAGCAATTGATGGATTGCGTCCTCATCAATGCCGACAACGCCGACAAACTTGAGACCTTCGCACTGAAGAACTGA
- a CDS encoding phosphogluconate dehydrogenase C-terminal domain-containing protein encodes MTAIALFGAGGKMGYRLAKNLKGSRFDVRHVEVSDAGKARLKNDLSVDCVPADAALDGADVVILAVPDTAIGKVAAGIVDKLKPGTMVVALDAAAPFAGHLPQREDLTYFVTHPCHPPIFNDETDMQAKKDHFGGLFAKQHIVSALMQGPESAYALGEEIAKVIWAPVMRSHRVTVEQMAMLEPGLSETVCASLLVIMRQAMDECVTRGVPAEAARDFLLGHMNVLGAVIFKEVDGVFSDACNKAIEFGIPALMRDDWKKVFEPQEIAESIRRIT; translated from the coding sequence ATGACAGCAATTGCTCTTTTCGGCGCCGGCGGCAAAATGGGCTACCGGCTCGCCAAGAACCTGAAAGGCTCGCGCTTCGATGTGCGCCATGTCGAGGTCAGCGACGCCGGCAAGGCTCGCCTGAAGAATGATCTTTCCGTCGATTGCGTACCTGCCGATGCCGCGCTCGATGGCGCAGACGTGGTTATCCTTGCCGTGCCGGACACCGCGATCGGCAAGGTTGCCGCCGGCATCGTCGACAAGCTGAAGCCGGGCACGATGGTCGTCGCTCTCGACGCCGCCGCACCCTTTGCAGGCCATCTGCCGCAGCGCGAAGACCTCACCTATTTCGTCACCCATCCCTGCCATCCGCCAATCTTCAACGACGAGACCGACATGCAGGCCAAGAAGGACCATTTCGGTGGCCTCTTTGCCAAGCAGCATATCGTTTCGGCGCTGATGCAGGGTCCGGAAAGTGCCTATGCTCTCGGCGAGGAAATCGCCAAGGTCATCTGGGCCCCCGTCATGCGCTCGCACCGCGTCACCGTCGAGCAGATGGCGATGCTGGAGCCGGGTCTTTCCGAAACCGTTTGCGCCTCGCTGCTCGTCATCATGCGCCAGGCCATGGATGAATGCGTTACCCGCGGCGTTCCGGCAGAAGCCGCCCGCGACTTCCTGCTCGGCCACATGAACGTGCTCGGCGCCGTCATCTTCAAGGAAGTCGACGGTGTGTTCTCCGATGCCTGCAACAAGGCAATCGAATTCGGCATCCCTGCCCTGATGCGCGACGACTGGAAGAAGGTCTTCGAGCCGCAGGAGATCGCAGAAAGCATCCGTCGCATCACCTGA